One Nostoc punctiforme PCC 73102 DNA window includes the following coding sequences:
- the zwf gene encoding glucose-6-phosphate dehydrogenase yields the protein MAALLSDALVFFGITSDLAYKKIFPALQAMIQRGHFDIPIIGVGRRDWSIEQLQSYVRKSLEEQASVDEAAFQKLCSLLYYIFGDYSDRATYDKLCQVLQIAEAPLYYLAIPPSLFATVVEGLGQSSCVKNGRVMVEKPFGRDLESARMLNCILHSIFPESHIFRIDHYLGKEPVQNLLYTRFANSLLEPIWHRVSIASIQITMAEKFGIDARGQFYEETGAIRDVVQNHLLQVTACLMMDPPINEQHEAIRDERARLLKSIDPIEPSNVVRGQYKGYASEPGVAPDSKVETFAAVKLNIDTWRWASVPIYIRAGKCLPSTTTEVVVRLKRPPQDVFGERAFGLANYFYFRLSPNVLTAIGIRSKTPGDGMVGSEVGLVAQVEHGNEMNPYERLFEDAMKGDSMLFARQDEVEAQWQIVAPILDRATPVYEYAPHTWGPPLADHMIPPDGGWHNPNAT from the coding sequence ATGGCAGCTTTACTCTCCGATGCCCTGGTATTTTTTGGGATCACAAGTGATTTAGCCTACAAAAAAATCTTTCCTGCCTTACAGGCGATGATTCAACGCGGTCATTTTGACATTCCAATTATTGGAGTGGGTAGGCGAGATTGGAGCATCGAACAATTACAATCTTATGTGCGTAAGAGCCTGGAGGAACAGGCCAGCGTTGATGAGGCAGCTTTCCAGAAACTGTGTTCATTACTTTACTATATTTTTGGTGATTATAGCGATCGCGCTACCTATGATAAATTATGCCAGGTACTCCAAATAGCTGAAGCTCCTCTGTATTACTTAGCCATTCCTCCCAGTTTGTTTGCGACGGTTGTCGAAGGGTTAGGTCAATCAAGTTGTGTAAAGAATGGTCGCGTTATGGTAGAAAAACCCTTTGGACGCGATCTAGAATCGGCTAGAATGCTGAACTGCATTCTGCACTCTATCTTTCCCGAAAGTCATATTTTTCGGATTGACCATTACTTGGGAAAAGAACCAGTCCAAAATCTTCTCTACACTCGCTTCGCCAATTCATTACTTGAACCGATTTGGCATCGCGTCAGTATTGCCAGTATCCAAATCACGATGGCTGAAAAATTTGGCATCGATGCACGGGGACAGTTTTATGAAGAGACAGGCGCTATTCGGGATGTGGTGCAAAATCATCTACTTCAAGTGACGGCGTGTTTAATGATGGATCCGCCCATCAACGAGCAGCATGAAGCCATCCGAGATGAAAGAGCGCGATTGCTCAAATCCATAGATCCAATCGAACCCTCAAATGTAGTGCGTGGACAGTACAAGGGCTATGCCTCAGAACCTGGTGTAGCTCCTGATTCCAAAGTCGAAACCTTCGCGGCGGTCAAGCTCAACATTGATACTTGGCGCTGGGCTAGCGTTCCGATTTACATTCGTGCAGGCAAATGTTTACCGAGTACAACTACTGAAGTTGTGGTCAGGCTCAAGCGTCCGCCGCAGGATGTTTTTGGCGAGCGTGCCTTTGGATTAGCAAATTATTTCTACTTTCGTCTTAGTCCAAATGTGCTGACTGCGATCGGCATTCGCTCTAAAACCCCAGGCGACGGAATGGTGGGTAGCGAAGTCGGACTAGTCGCTCAAGTTGAGCATGGCAATGAGATGAATCCCTACGAGCGGCTTTTTGAAGATGCCATGAAAGGCGACTCCATGTTATTTGCTCGCCAGGATGAAGTAGAAGCACAGTGGCAAATTGTCGCTCCTATCCTAGATCGAGCAACCCCTGTTTACGAATACGCACCTCATACCTGGGGGCCTCCTTTAGCGGATCACATGATTCCCCCAGATGGCGGTTGGCATAATCCTAATGCGACGTGA
- a CDS encoding HNH endonuclease family protein translates to MNSRRSWPIALDRQVPPKSKDVLMAAAYHFFKDKLTKSNDLNDDPIDPTKVLITLEQCLQIVMINLGDDDDPYLIFESLNFKGEPLTQADLVRNYLLMRFRHSISAGREQERVYSKYWIPLESMLKSNLTEFLRHYIMKDGYDMKQGGIYAATRAKLKGMELTEEVEAEVHTTLVSTFGNLTLTSYNSELSNLPFLEKKVKLENTHIELNRWILQQNSWGVPEIEERAKSLLDIANKIWLAPLDMISD, encoded by the coding sequence ATGAATTCTCGGCGTTCTTGGCCCATTGCCCTTGACCGTCAGGTTCCGCCAAAAAGCAAAGATGTTCTCATGGCTGCTGCCTATCACTTTTTTAAAGACAAACTGACCAAAAGCAATGATCTTAACGACGATCCCATAGATCCGACTAAAGTGCTAATTACCCTGGAACAATGTCTCCAAATTGTGATGATCAACCTTGGTGATGATGACGATCCGTATTTAATTTTTGAAAGTCTGAATTTCAAGGGCGAGCCACTCACCCAAGCTGACTTAGTGAGGAATTATCTGCTGATGCGCTTCCGTCACTCAATTTCTGCTGGCAGAGAGCAGGAAAGGGTTTACTCAAAATATTGGATTCCACTTGAGAGTATGCTTAAATCAAACCTCACCGAATTTCTTCGCCATTATATAATGAAGGATGGGTATGATATGAAGCAAGGTGGCATTTATGCAGCTACTAGGGCGAAGCTGAAAGGTATGGAATTAACGGAGGAAGTCGAAGCAGAAGTTCATACCACCCTGGTTAGTACATTTGGCAACTTGACTCTGACTAGTTACAACTCAGAATTGAGCAACCTCCCATTTTTAGAGAAGAAAGTTAAGCTCGAAAATACTCATATTGAGTTAAACCGCTGGATTCTTCAGCAGAATAGTTGGGGAGTGCCAGAAATTGAGGAGCGAGCAAAAAGTTTACTCGACATAGCTAATAAGATTTGGTTGGCTCCCTTGGATATGATTTCCGATTAA
- a CDS encoding DUF1931 family protein, giving the protein MSVISISKFERFFRTVAGLDVDKNDLKRYSDFVNHKTYDLLLRGQATAKANGRDIIEPFDVPITKGLEERIHNFKEINEEIELKPILDYMTTRPLLDLDYSKETEARLSDIVGGLSVALARTFKIIDPALKNPQTMQWERAFSIFDLLL; this is encoded by the coding sequence ATGTCAGTAATCAGTATTTCTAAGTTCGAGCGCTTCTTCCGCACTGTGGCAGGTCTAGACGTGGACAAGAACGACCTTAAGCGTTACAGCGACTTCGTCAATCATAAAACCTACGATCTTCTCCTTCGTGGCCAGGCTACGGCGAAGGCGAACGGGCGCGACATCATCGAACCTTTTGATGTACCTATTACAAAGGGACTGGAGGAGAGAATTCACAACTTCAAGGAGATCAACGAGGAGATTGAGCTAAAGCCCATACTGGATTACATGACGACGCGGCCACTGCTCGACCTGGACTACAGTAAAGAGACCGAGGCACGGCTTTCAGACATCGTGGGTGGACTTAGTGTGGCACTTGCCCGCACCTTCAAGATCATCGATCCTGCTCTCAAGAACCCCCAGACGATGCAGTGGGAGCGCGCCTTCAGCATTTTTGACTTGCTGCTGTAG
- a CDS encoding response regulator, with protein sequence MKLLIVENDQDTAAALTTSLVAQQFTVDTASDSRSALELAEATEYDLIVLDVMLPDENGIRLCRQLRTQNQQEPILLLTGKVDPADRIAGFEAGADDYITKPYELSELLARIRALLRRGSTVLTKVLCWGQLQLDPNNCEVMCQGKGLHLTPKEYKLLELFLRHPRQIFDRRTLLDRICSIDECPGEEAVTTQIRGLRRKLQMAGLNSDPIETLYGLGYRLKSVPEEREQGSEQGHGDTETRGQGDTGNIFDRLSALPFGVTSRHKSLPSGFGSDAPNVANAALTDSTGKGATPVLGSPQVENAASKTPTSSPQSGSVQGAGSPHLPISASSSSYLLNANRYDAEAEAVAAIQQMWQDSQERLQGQLGKLEEAIAHLSTNTLTLDLRQFAHTVAHRLIGSLGAFGMPQAAELARQIERTLKTPTAAVQSEEAVQLKSLLGQLRQVIQLLPTFATTSPTLVLKSSDRVVLLIDDDTDLIERMQANASNWSIHLETVTDLTLARQRLQYLTPDAIILDLIFPNTTESGLTLLAQLKHQFPTIPVLVLTGLGDLTKRVEVTRLGANAFLQKPATPTEVFQAVSQLLHRIDTINARLLIVDDDPALLSMLEAQLQLWGFQVTTLADSSQFWQYLEATTPDLLLLDVAMPGFSGIELCQVVKSDPRWSRLPVLLLSAHADADTLYRALAAGADDYILKPIVEADLIQRILNFNSW encoded by the coding sequence ATGAAACTGCTTATCGTTGAGAATGATCAAGATACGGCGGCTGCTCTCACCACTTCTTTGGTAGCACAGCAGTTTACAGTTGATACCGCTAGTGATAGTCGATCGGCACTAGAGTTAGCTGAGGCAACAGAGTATGACCTGATCGTGCTAGATGTTATGCTACCCGATGAGAATGGAATTCGTCTGTGTCGCCAACTAAGGACACAGAATCAGCAAGAGCCTATTTTGCTGCTCACAGGGAAGGTTGATCCGGCAGATAGAATAGCAGGCTTTGAGGCAGGAGCAGATGACTATATTACTAAACCCTACGAGCTATCAGAACTGCTAGCTCGGATTCGGGCATTACTGCGACGAGGCAGCACAGTATTAACCAAAGTACTCTGCTGGGGTCAGTTGCAGCTCGATCCGAATAATTGCGAAGTCATGTGTCAAGGCAAAGGCTTACATCTCACGCCTAAAGAATACAAACTGCTGGAGCTATTTTTGCGACATCCGCGGCAGATTTTTGACCGAAGGACTCTGCTTGATCGCATCTGTTCGATTGATGAATGTCCCGGTGAAGAAGCTGTAACAACTCAAATTCGCGGGTTGCGGCGCAAACTCCAGATGGCTGGGCTGAATTCCGATCCAATTGAAACATTGTATGGGCTGGGGTATCGGCTGAAATCTGTGCCAGAAGAGCGGGAGCAGGGGTCGGAGCAAGGACACGGGGATACGGAGACACGGGGACAAGGGGACACGGGGAATATATTTGATAGGCTCTCCGCGTTACCCTTTGGGGTCACCAGTCGCCACAAGTCTTTGCCTTCTGGGTTCGGAAGTGACGCTCCTAACGTCGCTAACGCTGCGCTAACGGACTCGACGGGAAAGGGAGCCACTCCGGTCTTGGGATCTCCCCAAGTGGAGAATGCGGCATCCAAGACTCCGACTTCTTCACCGCAAAGCGGCTCAGTCCAAGGTGCTGGTTCACCGCATCTCCCCATCTCTGCGTCTTCCTCATCCTACCTGCTGAATGCAAATCGATATGATGCAGAGGCGGAGGCAGTGGCGGCAATTCAGCAGATGTGGCAGGATTCTCAGGAGCGATTGCAGGGCCAACTAGGAAAGCTGGAGGAGGCGATCGCCCACCTCTCTACTAATACTCTTACCCTTGACCTACGGCAGTTCGCCCACACCGTCGCCCATCGGCTGATTGGCTCCTTGGGGGCATTTGGTATGCCGCAAGCAGCAGAACTTGCCCGCCAGATCGAACGCACCTTGAAAACACCAACGGCTGCTGTGCAATCAGAGGAAGCGGTTCAACTAAAATCGCTGCTTGGGCAACTGAGACAAGTTATCCAGCTGTTACCCACTTTTGCGACAACATCGCCCACTCTAGTACTGAAGTCTAGCGATCGCGTGGTTTTGTTGATTGATGATGATACTGACTTGATTGAGCGAATGCAGGCAAATGCTTCAAACTGGAGCATTCACCTGGAAACCGTCACTGACCTTACCCTCGCCCGCCAACGCCTTCAGTACCTCACGCCCGATGCCATCATATTGGATCTTATCTTTCCCAATACCACCGAAAGCGGCTTGACCCTACTGGCACAGTTGAAGCACCAATTTCCCACTATTCCTGTGCTGGTGCTGACAGGACTTGGCGATTTAACCAAGCGCGTGGAAGTCACCCGTTTAGGAGCCAACGCCTTTTTGCAAAAGCCTGCCACGCCTACCGAAGTGTTTCAAGCCGTCAGCCAACTCCTCCACCGGATTGACACTATCAATGCCAGACTGCTCATTGTGGATGACGATCCGGCATTGTTGTCCATGTTAGAAGCCCAACTGCAACTGTGGGGCTTTCAGGTCACAACCTTGGCAGATTCAAGCCAGTTTTGGCAATACTTGGAAGCCACCACTCCCGATCTGCTATTGCTGGATGTCGCTATGCCGGGGTTTAGCGGCATTGAACTATGCCAGGTAGTCAAGAGCGATCCGCGTTGGAGTCGGCTACCTGTGTTGTTGTTATCGGCTCATGCCGATGCTGATACCCTGTACCGGGCCCTAGCAGCGGGGGCAGATGACTATATCTTAAAACCAATCGTAGAAGCCGATTTGATTCAGCGAATTTTAAATTTCAATTCCTGGTAG
- a CDS encoding response regulator codes for MSSYTNRCILVIDDEPDLCSIVKFTLERLKSWKILTAESAQAGLMQAETQQPDVILLDLSLYGEDRLTMLQSLKTNPTTQSIPVILFTATDPSDDSLGFDPSEFVGVILKPFNVLQLGEQIIEQLGW; via the coding sequence ATGTCCTCTTATACAAATCGATGCATCCTGGTGATTGACGACGAACCTGACCTGTGCAGCATTGTCAAGTTCACGCTAGAACGCCTCAAAAGCTGGAAAATCCTCACAGCTGAGTCTGCACAGGCAGGACTGATGCAGGCAGAAACGCAGCAACCAGACGTGATTTTACTCGATCTGAGCCTGTATGGTGAAGATAGACTGACTATGCTGCAATCTTTGAAAACTAATCCGACTACGCAGTCGATTCCGGTTATCTTGTTTACCGCCACAGACCCGTCAGACGATTCGCTGGGATTTGACCCCTCTGAATTTGTTGGAGTGATCCTGAAGCCGTTCAATGTCTTGCAGCTTGGCGAGCAGATTATTGAGCAACTGGGGTGGTGA
- a CDS encoding co-chaperone GroES: MELLLDGCLRESQLQDQHCLTYLLFPDNSIKVAQAEEKTAGGILLPDTAKEKPQIGEVVQVGPGKRNEDGSRQPMEVKIGERVLYSRYAGTDIKLGSEEYVLSEKDVLAIVE, from the coding sequence ATGGAACTTCTACTTGATGGCTGCTTAAGAGAATCCCAATTACAAGACCAGCATTGCCTCACTTATCTTTTATTTCCCGACAACTCTATTAAGGTCGCGCAAGCGGAAGAAAAAACTGCTGGGGGAATTTTATTGCCCGACACCGCCAAAGAAAAGCCACAGATTGGAGAAGTGGTGCAAGTCGGCCCGGGGAAGCGTAATGAGGATGGATCTCGTCAGCCAATGGAAGTGAAAATTGGCGAGCGAGTTCTCTATTCCAGATATGCCGGAACCGACATTAAACTCGGTAGCGAAGAATACGTGTTGTCTGAAAAAGATGTCCTGGCGATCGTGGAGTAA
- the gnd gene encoding phosphogluconate dehydrogenase (NAD(+)-dependent, decarboxylating), translating to MELGMIGLGRMGANMAHRLTQAGHTVIGYTRQPQKAEVLVQEGAIARGVTSFVELIEALTPPRAVWLMLPAATVDATLHTLMPFLDADDIIIDGGNSHYIDDIRRADQLKVKGIEYIDCGTSGGIWGAERGYCLMIGGALAVVKYLDPIFAALAPGVSAAPRTPGRELMGGTAEQGYLHCGSHGAGHFVKMVHNGIEYGIMAAYAEGLNILHHANIGKQLHQIDAETAPLRNPEFYQYDFNLADIAEVWQRGSVISSWLLDLIAIALLKDPDLANFEGRVSDSGEGRWTLMAAIEEGVPVPVLSTALYTRFSSRGQSDFANKLISALRYEFGGHLEK from the coding sequence ATGGAACTGGGAATGATAGGACTAGGACGAATGGGAGCTAACATGGCACACCGTCTAACCCAGGCTGGACATACCGTCATTGGCTACACTCGTCAGCCACAAAAAGCAGAGGTGCTGGTTCAGGAAGGAGCGATCGCCCGTGGTGTAACATCATTCGTTGAACTCATCGAAGCACTCACGCCACCCCGCGCCGTCTGGCTGATGCTACCCGCAGCGACAGTAGATGCTACCCTACACACTCTCATGCCGTTTCTAGACGCTGACGACATTATCATTGATGGTGGCAATTCTCACTACATTGATGACATTCGTCGTGCAGATCAATTAAAAGTCAAAGGAATTGAATACATTGATTGTGGAACTAGCGGTGGCATTTGGGGGGCAGAACGCGGCTACTGTCTCATGATTGGTGGTGCATTGGCGGTGGTGAAATATCTTGACCCCATCTTTGCAGCGCTGGCTCCTGGTGTATCAGCTGCACCGCGCACCCCTGGTCGTGAGTTAATGGGGGGAACAGCTGAACAGGGCTATTTGCATTGTGGCTCTCACGGTGCAGGGCACTTTGTCAAAATGGTTCACAACGGCATTGAATACGGCATCATGGCAGCTTATGCCGAAGGGTTGAACATTCTTCACCATGCTAATATTGGGAAACAATTGCATCAAATCGATGCTGAAACTGCTCCCTTACGAAATCCTGAATTTTACCAATACGACTTTAATCTTGCAGATATAGCAGAGGTATGGCAAAGGGGCAGCGTAATTAGCTCTTGGTTACTCGATTTAATCGCGATCGCCCTTCTCAAAGACCCCGACTTAGCCAACTTCGAGGGGCGCGTATCTGACTCTGGAGAAGGTCGATGGACACTAATGGCAGCCATTGAAGAAGGAGTTCCTGTTCCCGTCCTTAGTACAGCTCTCTACACACGATTTAGCTCTCGCGGTCAATCAGACTTTGCCAATAAACTCATTTCTGCGTTGCGCTACGAGTTCGGTGGGCATTTGGAAAAATGA
- a CDS encoding transposase — MMLNIEGALKQDRLLRALTGLNRKAFDALLPTFTTMYLDTQQAKPRQRGLGGGRKARLLTAQDKLFFILFYFKCYPTFDVAGLLFDMHRSQAHEWMHRLQPILEAALGQKMALPERHLESIEAFLSRFPGVQRVMIDGTERPIARPQEREQQQQNYSGKKKRHTRKHLAAVDETKRVLILSKAREGKLHDKRFHDEDDIAGSVPDEIPIEVDSGFQGLQKQYDNLHLPHKKPKGGKLSDLQKTENRQLSQSRVVCENAFAGVKRYNAASVIYRNRIENFDDHLMLTAAGLWNFYLMAA, encoded by the coding sequence ATGATGCTGAATATTGAAGGTGCGCTGAAGCAAGACCGACTGTTGAGGGCATTAACTGGGTTGAACCGGAAAGCATTTGATGCCCTTTTGCCCACGTTTACCACGATGTACCTAGATACTCAACAGGCCAAGCCTCGTCAACGTGGCCTGGGTGGAGGACGCAAAGCCCGCTTACTTACAGCCCAAGACAAATTGTTTTTCATCCTTTTCTATTTCAAATGTTATCCGACCTTTGATGTGGCGGGACTGCTCTTTGATATGCATCGCTCCCAGGCACATGAGTGGATGCATCGATTGCAGCCAATATTAGAAGCGGCTTTGGGACAGAAGATGGCGCTGCCGGAACGCCATCTCGAAAGCATTGAAGCATTTTTGTCACGCTTTCCAGGAGTGCAACGAGTGATGATTGATGGGACAGAACGCCCAATTGCGCGACCTCAAGAAAGAGAACAACAACAACAGAATTACTCCGGTAAAAAGAAACGTCATACGCGTAAACACTTGGCGGCAGTTGATGAAACCAAACGGGTCTTGATCTTAAGCAAAGCACGAGAAGGCAAACTGCATGACAAACGTTTTCATGACGAAGATGACATTGCAGGTAGTGTGCCTGATGAAATTCCGATTGAAGTAGACTCGGGCTTTCAGGGATTACAGAAGCAGTATGACAATCTCCATCTTCCTCACAAAAAGCCCAAAGGGGGCAAGTTAAGTGACCTTCAAAAAACGGAGAATCGTCAATTGAGTCAATCCCGTGTAGTTTGCGAAAATGCCTTTGCTGGTGTGAAGCGCTACAACGCCGCCAGTGTCATTTATCGTAATCGGATTGAAAACTTTGATGACCATTTGATGCTGACCGCAGCAGGATTATGGAACTTCTACTTGATGGCTGCTTAA
- the groL gene encoding chaperonin GroEL (60 kDa chaperone family; promotes refolding of misfolded polypeptides especially under stressful conditions; forms two stacked rings of heptamers to form a barrel-shaped 14mer; ends can be capped by GroES; misfolded proteins enter the barrel where they are refolded when GroES binds): MAKTILYKDTARWTLEKGFDALTEAVAVTLGPKGRNIVLEKKFGAPQIVNDGVTIAKEIELEDPAENTGISLLRQAASKTNDVAGDGTTTAIVLAHAMLKEGLRNVTAGADPLTVKRGIDKATEFVIEKIKEHARPIKDSRDIEQVATISAGNDPEVGRIVAEAMERVGKEGVISLEEGRSTTTELEVTEGMRFDRGYVSPYFVTDPERMEAVLEESHILITDRKITMVQDLVPILEQIARTGKPLLIIADDIEKEALATLVVNHLRGVLRVAAVKAPGFGAQRKAMLEDIAALTGGQVISEDTGLKLENVRLEMLGKARRAIVTKDDTTIVAEGNEEAVKARIEQIRRQIQEVESSYDKEKLQQRLAKLAGGVAVIKVGAATETELKDRKLRLEDAINATKAAVEEGIVPGGGTTIAHIAPQLEEWAKSQMKDEELTGTMIVARALHAPLRRIADNAGANGAVIMERVRELPFDEGYDAVANKFVNMFEAGIVDPAKVTRSALQNAASIGGMVLTTEGVVVEKPDKQAKAPAGVGPGPGEGFDY, encoded by the coding sequence ATGGCAAAGACAATTCTGTACAAGGATACGGCCCGTTGGACATTGGAAAAAGGCTTTGACGCTCTGACCGAAGCCGTCGCTGTCACCCTCGGTCCCAAAGGTCGGAATATAGTTTTGGAGAAAAAATTTGGCGCTCCTCAAATCGTCAATGATGGAGTAACTATTGCCAAAGAAATTGAACTAGAAGATCCCGCTGAGAATACCGGGATTTCCTTGCTACGTCAAGCAGCCTCCAAGACAAACGATGTCGCGGGTGACGGAACCACCACTGCAATTGTGCTGGCTCACGCGATGCTTAAAGAAGGGCTACGCAACGTTACGGCTGGTGCCGATCCCCTGACGGTGAAACGGGGGATTGATAAAGCTACGGAATTCGTCATCGAAAAAATTAAAGAACACGCCCGTCCAATTAAAGATTCTAGGGACATTGAGCAGGTTGCAACCATTTCAGCGGGTAATGACCCCGAAGTGGGTCGGATTGTGGCTGAGGCGATGGAAAGAGTGGGCAAAGAAGGTGTAATCTCTTTAGAAGAAGGCAGATCCACAACGACTGAACTGGAAGTCACTGAAGGAATGCGCTTTGATAGAGGGTACGTTTCGCCTTACTTTGTGACTGATCCAGAGCGAATGGAGGCAGTGCTGGAAGAATCCCACATTTTAATCACCGATCGCAAGATTACAATGGTTCAAGATTTAGTGCCGATTCTGGAGCAAATTGCTCGGACAGGCAAACCCCTACTAATCATTGCGGATGACATTGAAAAAGAAGCCTTGGCAACTTTAGTTGTCAACCATTTGCGCGGTGTGTTGCGAGTCGCGGCGGTGAAGGCTCCCGGCTTTGGCGCTCAACGTAAAGCCATGCTGGAAGACATCGCGGCGCTCACAGGTGGTCAGGTGATTAGCGAAGATACGGGCTTGAAGCTAGAAAATGTCAGGTTAGAAATGCTTGGTAAAGCCCGGCGAGCGATCGTTACCAAAGACGACACAACCATCGTGGCAGAAGGCAACGAAGAAGCTGTCAAAGCTCGCATCGAACAAATTCGTCGCCAAATCCAAGAAGTTGAATCCTCCTACGATAAGGAAAAACTGCAACAACGGCTGGCGAAACTGGCAGGTGGTGTCGCGGTGATTAAGGTCGGTGCTGCCACCGAAACTGAACTCAAAGACCGCAAGCTACGTCTAGAAGATGCAATTAATGCCACTAAAGCCGCAGTTGAAGAAGGAATTGTGCCCGGTGGCGGTACAACAATAGCACACATTGCTCCCCAGCTTGAGGAATGGGCAAAGAGCCAAATGAAGGATGAAGAGTTGACGGGCACTATGATTGTGGCTCGCGCCCTTCATGCTCCACTACGTCGCATTGCTGATAATGCTGGTGCTAATGGTGCGGTGATTATGGAGCGCGTCCGTGAACTGCCCTTTGATGAAGGATACGATGCCGTTGCTAATAAATTTGTGAATATGTTCGAGGCGGGCATTGTCGATCCAGCGAAGGTGACTCGTAGTGCTTTGCAGAATGCTGCATC